In Paenibacillus sp. BIC5C1, a genomic segment contains:
- a CDS encoding DMT family transporter, translated as MTSQNKISTGHPLALLTILIWGTTFISTKVLLIDFTPVEILFFRFVIGYVVLFLIYPRLMRITSLREEMLFIGAGLCGVTLYFLIENIALVYTLASNVGVIVSIAPFFTAVLAHFFLDGERLHKRFIVGFTIALSGIILIGFNGSFILQLNPLGDLLAFVAPAVWAVYSILMRKIGELPYHTIGATRKVFFYGLLFMLPALFLFEFHFDLGRFANMANLSNFLFLGLGASALCFVTWNRAVNLLGAVKTSVYIYLVPVITVVASALILHERITRITLLGALLTLLGSFISEKKVQRKDDYRSKLSEIQ; from the coding sequence ATGACAAGTCAGAACAAAATCTCTACTGGACATCCGCTGGCCTTACTTACGATCCTGATCTGGGGAACAACGTTTATCTCCACCAAGGTGCTGTTGATCGATTTCACCCCGGTGGAGATTCTCTTTTTCCGTTTCGTGATTGGCTATGTAGTGCTCTTCCTGATCTATCCGCGGTTGATGCGAATTACCTCACTCCGAGAAGAAATGCTGTTTATCGGTGCTGGATTATGCGGGGTTACGTTATATTTTCTCATTGAAAATATTGCACTGGTGTACACCCTCGCTTCCAATGTAGGTGTTATTGTTTCGATTGCTCCTTTCTTTACCGCAGTCCTTGCTCATTTCTTCCTGGATGGAGAGAGATTGCACAAGCGGTTTATCGTGGGCTTCACCATTGCCTTGTCTGGCATTATCCTTATTGGATTCAACGGCAGTTTCATTCTGCAACTGAATCCGCTGGGGGATCTGCTTGCTTTCGTGGCACCTGCTGTGTGGGCGGTCTACTCCATACTCATGCGCAAAATAGGTGAACTCCCCTATCACACCATCGGTGCTACACGCAAAGTATTCTTTTATGGACTATTATTCATGCTTCCGGCTTTGTTCCTATTCGAATTCCACTTCGATCTTGGGCGCTTCGCCAATATGGCCAACCTCTCGAACTTTCTCTTTCTCGGGCTGGGTGCCTCGGCCTTATGTTTTGTAACCTGGAACCGGGCAGTGAATCTTCTGGGAGCCGTCAAAACAAGTGTGTACATTTATTTGGTGCCTGTCATTACTGTCGTCGCTTCTGCACTGATTCTACATGAACGGATTACCAGGATAACGCTGCTCGGAGCTCTATTAACGTTGCTCGGATCATTTATTTCAGAGAAGAAAGTACAAAGAAAAGACGACTACCGTAGTAAGTTGTCAGAAATTCAATAA
- a CDS encoding pseudouridine synthase, whose protein sequence is MRINKYISETGYCSRRETNRLIAAGRITINGNVCEKGADVEPEDIVLIDGEEIPFNDREPVYLALNKPIGIVCTAAEQVEGNIIQYVNYPSRIFAIGRLDKASEGLIFLTNDGDIVNKMMRSEHNHDKEYVVTVDKPVTDEFVRAMSQGVEILNVVTKPCEVYKHSENVFRIILTQGLNLQIRRMCKALGYRVLKLERIRIMNVTLEGLERGQWRHLERQELEKLLSMLN, encoded by the coding sequence ATGCGAATTAACAAATACATAAGTGAAACGGGATACTGCTCCCGCAGGGAAACGAACCGATTAATTGCAGCCGGGCGCATCACGATTAATGGTAACGTGTGTGAAAAAGGTGCAGACGTAGAGCCCGAGGATATCGTACTCATTGATGGTGAGGAGATTCCTTTCAATGATCGCGAGCCTGTTTACCTTGCTTTGAATAAACCCATCGGCATTGTCTGCACCGCAGCAGAACAGGTAGAGGGAAACATCATTCAGTATGTGAATTATCCCTCGCGTATCTTTGCGATTGGCAGGTTGGATAAGGCGTCCGAGGGTTTGATCTTTCTGACGAATGACGGAGATATTGTGAACAAGATGATGCGTTCGGAGCATAACCACGACAAAGAATACGTAGTAACCGTAGACAAACCAGTGACAGACGAATTCGTACGGGCGATGTCGCAAGGGGTTGAGATTTTGAATGTGGTGACGAAGCCATGTGAGGTATATAAGCATAGTGAGAACGTATTTCGTATCATTTTGACGCAGGGACTTAATCTGCAAATCCGCAGAATGTGTAAAGCCTTGGGTTACAGAGTGCTCAAGCTGGAGCGCATCCGAATTATGAATGTTACGCTGGAAGGACTGGAGCGTGGGCAATGGAGACATCTGGAGAGGCAAGAGTTGGAGAAACTTCTATCCATGTTGAATTAG
- a CDS encoding DUF1963 domain-containing protein — protein MHKVNQLSIDPDVPNHNTGIWIGGEIAYVTEWPLNQESQPLLHLFSIDCNTLLQQLHIPSLPPGKYISVFSTYSASEYFLDQVSYTGDELEWKENILAGCTYVSVSSEPLTSVCPIQSIPLCGVGLTEIQIEEQDFPAFSFFSSILPNGAKGISHLLEDYQFVCQIYSGDFPHPYQDILGLSDANGYLLLRNGLASAHAPLDGIFFVQTA, from the coding sequence ATGCACAAAGTTAACCAACTTTCAATTGACCCTGACGTTCCGAACCACAATACTGGCATTTGGATTGGCGGAGAAATTGCATATGTTACAGAATGGCCGCTTAATCAGGAGAGTCAGCCCTTGTTGCATTTGTTCTCCATTGATTGCAATACACTTTTACAACAGCTGCATATCCCTTCGTTGCCCCCTGGGAAGTATATTTCGGTCTTCTCCACCTATTCCGCTTCGGAATACTTTTTGGATCAGGTGTCCTATACGGGGGATGAGCTGGAATGGAAGGAAAATATTCTAGCTGGATGTACATATGTATCCGTATCTTCAGAGCCACTAACTTCCGTATGTCCCATTCAATCCATTCCTTTATGCGGAGTAGGATTGACCGAAATACAAATAGAGGAACAGGATTTCCCTGCCTTTTCATTTTTCTCTTCCATACTACCAAACGGTGCGAAAGGAATTAGCCATCTACTAGAGGACTATCAATTCGTTTGTCAGATTTATTCCGGGGATTTCCCCCATCCCTATCAGGATATACTGGGACTTTCTGATGCTAATGGATATTTGTTATTACGAAATGGCCTTGCGTCTGCTCATGCACCCTTGGATGGAATTTTCTTTGTGCAGACCGCCTAG
- a CDS encoding MFS transporter, whose product MRRIFALSCGFYLLIGITSVVLGALLPVLLTHYERGYSDGGFLLFLQFLGFLVGVLVAPSMTARIGRKSMLTIALICIVAAYAVLGFLPSWTVVLLLTIIVGFGSGIIEPSVGAFTIEFTENQKAVAMSKLDVYFALGALLIPAVAALYIWLDLWHLTFYTVSALSLILMLLWVTMPTSAASYLKKAGENTVGHATGRAQYSRKHIGVLTIFVIFFFVYMGLELGLMNFLPSILVERLQLQESVASLSVSILWIAMIIGRLFSGKIAEAVNYMPFLIWSTVGTLLFAVAMVFVTGQWATYLLIFGTGLFMSGLFCIALVYANILIPGMTERTTSILIASGGIGGAILQYVTGWSMSAWPVVNTIWILAGFCLILLLTLVLSHLWNVRNSTVSGTLAHQSKEI is encoded by the coding sequence ATGAGAAGAATTTTCGCTTTAAGCTGCGGTTTTTATCTGTTAATCGGCATAACCAGCGTTGTACTCGGTGCACTTCTCCCCGTTTTATTGACACATTATGAGCGTGGTTATAGTGATGGCGGATTTTTGTTGTTTCTGCAGTTCCTCGGTTTTCTTGTCGGGGTGCTCGTTGCTCCTTCCATGACTGCCCGCATCGGCAGAAAATCCATGTTAACCATCGCACTGATCTGTATTGTGGCCGCCTATGCCGTTCTCGGATTCTTGCCATCCTGGACAGTTGTTCTTCTTCTAACCATTATTGTCGGGTTTGGGTCTGGTATCATTGAGCCCTCCGTTGGTGCGTTTACGATAGAATTTACGGAAAATCAGAAAGCAGTCGCAATGTCCAAGCTTGATGTGTACTTTGCCCTTGGAGCACTTCTCATCCCGGCAGTCGCTGCCTTATACATTTGGCTGGATCTTTGGCATCTTACGTTTTATACCGTTTCCGCGTTATCCCTTATTCTCATGCTGTTATGGGTGACCATGCCCACCTCCGCCGCTTCTTATCTGAAAAAAGCTGGTGAGAATACCGTTGGACATGCAACGGGCAGGGCCCAGTATTCCAGAAAACATATAGGGGTGCTCACAATCTTCGTCATTTTTTTCTTCGTTTACATGGGTCTGGAGTTAGGCCTGATGAACTTCCTGCCCTCCATCCTGGTCGAACGATTGCAGCTACAGGAGTCTGTCGCTTCATTAAGTGTATCCATCCTATGGATTGCCATGATTATCGGTCGTCTTTTTTCCGGAAAAATTGCTGAAGCTGTCAACTACATGCCTTTCCTGATCTGGAGTACGGTAGGTACACTTCTGTTCGCCGTTGCCATGGTGTTCGTAACAGGCCAATGGGCAACATACCTGCTAATCTTCGGAACCGGATTGTTCATGTCAGGGCTGTTCTGTATCGCACTGGTCTATGCCAACATTTTAATTCCGGGCATGACTGAGCGCACAACCAGCATCCTGATTGCATCAGGCGGGATCGGTGGCGCCATTCTGCAGTATGTAACCGGATGGAGCATGAGTGCTTGGCCTGTAGTGAACACGATCTGGATTTTGGCCGGATTTTGCTTGATTCTGCTCCTCACTCTCGTACTCTCTCATCTCTGGAATGTAAGGAACAGCACCGTAAGTGGAACTCTCGCACATCAGAGTAAAGAGATTTAA